One Alligator mississippiensis isolate rAllMis1 chromosome 1, rAllMis1, whole genome shotgun sequence genomic window carries:
- the LOC132249572 gene encoding olfactory receptor 52M1-like: MMSPFNGSCFNPATFLLVGIPGLESLHMWISVPFCSMYVIALLGNCTILFIIKTEQSLHEPMYVFLSMLAIIDLVLSTSTIPKLLSIFWFNTWEISFSACLLQMFVIHSFSTIESGIFVAMAFDRYVAICKPLRHKTILTNAIIMAIGLAAVTRGVLYIFPLPLLTTRYACYRTNVIAHSYCEHMAVVMLVCEDITISNLYGLAIGFLVLVMDSLVILLSYFMILRAVLRLASIDARLKTFSTCVSHLCAILAFYTPIVASSMTHRFGRHVSPHIHILLANFYLLVPPMLNPIVYGARTKKIRHRVLKLLCPRKHFL; encoded by the coding sequence ATGATGTCACCCTTCAATGGTTCCTGCTTCAACCCTGCAACATTCCTCCTTGTTGGCATCCCCGGGCTTGAATCCTTGCACATGTGGATCTCGGTCCCCTTCTGCTCCATGTATGTCATTGCCCTCCTGGGGAACTGCACCATCCTCTTCATCATCAAGACAGAACAGAGCCTGCATGAGCCCATGTACGTTTTCCTCTCCATGTTGGCCATCATTGACCTGGTCCTCTCCACCTCCACCATCCCCAAGCTGCTGAGCATCTTCTGGTTTAACACCTGGGAAATCAGCTTCAGTGCCTGCCTCCTCCAGATGTTCGTCATTCACTCCTTTTCCACCATAGAGTCTGGGATCTTCGTGGCCATGGCCTTCGACCGGTATGTGGCCATCTGCAAGCCCTTGAGACACAAAACCATCCTAACCAATGCGATCATCATGGCTATTGGGCTTGCAGCCGTGACCCGCGGAGTACTGTACatcttccctctgcccctgctcaccacacGGTACGCGTGCTACCGGACCAATGTCATTGCCCACTCCTACTGCGAACACATGGCTGTGGTGATGCTGGTGTGTGAAGACATCACCATCAGCAACCTCTATGGCTTGGCCATTGGCTTCTTAGTGCTGGTCATGGACTCGCTTGTCATCCTCCTGTCCTACTTCATGATCCTGCGAGCCGTCCTCCGGCTTGCCTCCATTGATGCCCGCCTCAAGACTTTCAGCACCTGCGTCTCCCACCTCTGTGCCATCTTGGCTTTCTACACACCCATTGTGGCATCATCCATGACGCACCGCTTTGGGCGGCATGTGTCTCCTCACATTCACATCCTGCTAGCCAACTTCTACCTCCTTGTGCCGCCCATGCTCAACCCCATAGTGTATGGTGCCAGGACCAAGAAGATACGGCACAGGGTGCTCAAGCTCTTGTGTCCCAGGAAACACTTCCTCTGA